The Ruminococcus bovis genome includes a region encoding these proteins:
- a CDS encoding GNAT family N-acetyltransferase yields MKIYEVKDKSEDLKSTLLNIWEQSVKATHTFLTDEEIKKIKGYVPMAISGVKHLIVAEDDIGEIVGFIGVESRKIEMLFISPLCRGKGIGKSLVKFGVENYNVNEVTVNQQNPQAVGFYEHLGFKTYKRTELDEEGNPYPLLYMKL; encoded by the coding sequence ATGAAAATATATGAAGTAAAAGATAAATCAGAAGACTTAAAATCTACACTTTTAAATATATGGGAACAGTCTGTTAAAGCAACTCACACTTTCCTAACTGATGAAGAAATCAAGAAGATTAAAGGGTATGTACCTATGGCTATCAGTGGTGTTAAGCATTTAATAGTTGCAGAGGATGACATCGGTGAAATTGTAGGTTTTATAGGTGTTGAAAGTAGAAAAATTGAAATGCTTTTTATTTCTCCATTGTGTAGAGGAAAAGGCATAGGCAAAAGCCTTGTGAAGTTCGGTGTAGAAAATTATAATGTAAATGAAGTTACCGTAAATCAGCAAAACCCACAAGCAGTAGGGTTTTATGAACATTTAGGTTTTAAGACTTATAAAAGAACTGAGCTTGATGAAGAAGGCAACCCATATCCACTACTGTATATGAAATTGTAA